The following coding sequences lie in one Leptospira ryugenii genomic window:
- a CDS encoding CDP-alcohol phosphatidyltransferase family protein, whose protein sequence is MTTYSVILQTIFSPPNLLTLLRILFIPLTLYFFEARSWSFAFPLLFFILLTDALDGWIARKWNLISTFGSILDPIADKLVVLGFFLYLTGKGLVPFYYVILICLRDLSQLSVVPVLVLWKKISFQVKPKFIPKLGTALNFVILAYYLLCYSSTEIDFLDPYLVGFGYVILPILILSSCIEMYILLTFWPRYRLIFLGKHDTFE, encoded by the coding sequence ATGACCACATACTCCGTGATTTTGCAAACAATCTTTTCTCCCCCAAATCTATTGACTCTGCTGAGGATTTTGTTCATTCCACTCACTTTGTATTTTTTTGAGGCACGGAGCTGGTCTTTTGCTTTTCCCCTACTCTTCTTTATTCTTTTGACAGACGCATTGGATGGTTGGATTGCACGTAAGTGGAATCTGATATCTACCTTTGGTTCTATTTTAGATCCCATTGCCGATAAACTTGTAGTTCTTGGATTTTTTCTATATTTGACTGGGAAAGGGCTTGTACCTTTCTACTATGTAATCCTCATCTGCCTACGGGATCTATCGCAACTTTCCGTCGTACCCGTCTTAGTTTTATGGAAGAAAATTAGCTTTCAGGTAAAACCGAAGTTCATCCCCAAATTAGGGACAGCACTTAACTTTGTCATATTAGCATACTACTTGTTATGCTACTCTTCTACCGAGATTGATTTTTTAGATCCTTACTTGGTAGGTTTCGGGTATGTGATTCTGCCCATCCTCATCCTAAGTAGTTGCATAGAAATGTACATCCTATTGACTTTTTGGCCTAGGTACCGTCTGATCTTTTTAGGAAAGCACGATACTTTCGAATGA
- a CDS encoding DUF547 domain-containing protein produces the protein MRVLFFVFVYLLCIQTAQAKDFDQSHKIWDTLLKKYVTSEGLVAYKEFQKDNVLLEQYLGSLSQVSEEEYKSFTKSEKLAFLINAYNAFTIRLILDHYPVKSISDIGGPLPLLNLARGAPWKKNFFSLLGETRNLDWIEHQKLRKDFSEPRIHFAIVCASLGCPLLKGEAYTGKQMEIQLKTAKLSFLRDPKKNSYDSKKNILYLSKIFDWFKEDFTKQSTLIEFIQEGFEEKIKIDALVEFNEYSWKLNEKK, from the coding sequence ATGAGAGTTCTATTCTTCGTATTTGTCTATCTACTTTGTATCCAAACCGCTCAAGCAAAGGATTTTGACCAGAGCCACAAAATCTGGGATACTCTTCTCAAAAAGTATGTTACATCGGAAGGTTTGGTTGCTTACAAAGAATTCCAGAAAGACAATGTACTTTTGGAACAATATCTGGGTTCATTGTCTCAGGTAAGTGAAGAAGAGTACAAATCGTTCACCAAATCTGAAAAATTGGCTTTTTTGATCAATGCATACAATGCTTTTACCATAAGACTCATTTTAGACCACTACCCTGTAAAGAGTATCTCGGATATCGGTGGCCCTCTCCCTTTGCTTAACTTAGCGAGAGGAGCACCATGGAAAAAAAATTTTTTTAGTTTGTTGGGTGAAACTAGGAATTTGGATTGGATAGAACACCAAAAGTTAAGAAAAGATTTTTCTGAGCCAAGAATTCACTTTGCAATCGTCTGTGCCTCGCTAGGTTGCCCCCTTTTAAAAGGGGAGGCATATACTGGCAAACAGATGGAAATACAATTAAAAACAGCAAAACTTTCTTTTCTGCGTGATCCAAAAAAAAATTCTTATGACAGTAAGAAAAATATTCTCTACCTTAGCAAAATTTTCGACTGGTTTAAAGAAGATTTCACAAAACAATCAACCCTCATTGAGTTTATCCAAGAAGGTTTTGAGGAAAAGATCAAAATTGATGCCTTGGTCGAATTCAATGAATATAGCTGGAAACTGAACGAGAAAAAATAA
- a CDS encoding OsmC family protein yields MKIRLERKEKPFVLEATNETGNSILLDASPEIGGRNAGTRPMELLIMGLAGCTSIDVLMILGKQKVDLKDYQVEIDASREKVGQASLFKEIHIKFKMFGEVTEEQAKNAINLSLEKYCSVAKTLEKTATITYELTIQND; encoded by the coding sequence ATGAAGATAAGATTAGAAAGAAAAGAGAAACCATTTGTCCTCGAGGCAACAAATGAAACTGGAAATTCAATTCTATTGGATGCATCTCCAGAAATAGGTGGGAGAAATGCAGGGACAAGGCCGATGGAGCTTCTCATTATGGGACTTGCTGGTTGCACAAGCATTGATGTGTTGATGATTTTAGGAAAACAAAAAGTAGATCTCAAGGATTACCAAGTGGAAATCGATGCTTCTAGGGAAAAGGTAGGCCAGGCTTCTTTATTTAAAGAAATCCATATAAAGTTCAAAATGTTTGGTGAGGTTACAGAAGAACAAGCAAAGAATGCAATCAACTTAAGTCTTGAAAAGTATTGTTCGGTAGCTAAAACTTTAGAAAAAACTGCCACCATCACTTATGAGTTGACTATCCAAAACGACTGA
- a CDS encoding adenylate/guanylate cyclase domain-containing protein encodes MTISTLLESIKKCVRISQQIWNILSSGIRAKLAWFTGSLIALTIILLSFLTVRQQTEILTESYEKQASISRNFIAGLVLEIEGISQNLIRIEEFRNRINKQREELKKYRTKSEVIEEKTVSLFGFKTKLFGVLGKEKVTKQEETFFSSYLTEGEVRYLEQKTREQINKAGKHPLAESQWLELQNLAKQYVSSESASIQTLQKKDQTKDKLNPTQILKLDETARQFQKQARFAKSKLDLKISQIFAANKKRKLEELGLDTRLFRIQIFPLLKGSSDSVWEVSFDTRILDPEAQLSLWKHDPKLDKHLETSSRKILKSLGEWEEDASIGFEWKSREIQALHAPLFRNPASTKRAENLIKNKFKLSKFASLRKEDEEITEKIKTLIPQIRNRIQSLKKAKPPIPPFQDRAFNQLYQNYDELIQKRNQNFDLIALESNISEANLENFEFLRSLRDSTLEDWVTLKFKAEQTDYESYYANDEERDKIRYRWQAIRNWIKEAKSETPKPELKKLFPDSSIAHSRSEAEEIMWKIDSLHLYGSDSNSLGPVILKENISGIIRTLVDRTDGIHAIKSNRNQVVLTAVSICLFAVLLAIFISGVVVQKIKRIIKSAEDVGKGNLNVIFTHGGNDEFGNLTVALNEMVSGLRDREKMRGILGSMIDPVVVGEAMKDLSALKRGSEKNITAFFSDIAGFSFISEKLKAYELANLLNEYLSAMTAILKEYDGVLDKYIGDAIVGIFNAPVDVEDHCTKAVLASLAMQKKMEELKAHWKAKNLYIPEVYQMSFRIGLNTGLSKVGFMGTDAISAYTMMGDTVNLAARLEAAAKDYGVKILASESVYQIVNDRIFTRKLDLVRVKGKANTVVLYEIICPLGEESEQERQFVHQYEEALFSYINQYFDEAIKRLEKAMIDANRKDIASIQLIGRCKEYLENPPGNNWDGVFTRTHK; translated from the coding sequence ATGACAATCTCCACTCTTCTGGAATCGATCAAAAAATGTGTCCGAATTTCCCAACAGATTTGGAATATTCTAAGCAGTGGAATCCGAGCAAAATTAGCTTGGTTTACTGGCTCATTGATTGCCCTAACCATTATTTTACTCTCCTTTTTAACTGTTCGCCAACAAACAGAAATCCTAACCGAAAGTTATGAAAAACAGGCAAGTATCTCCCGAAATTTTATCGCTGGTTTGGTATTGGAAATAGAAGGGATTTCCCAAAACTTGATTCGCATTGAAGAATTCAGAAATCGCATCAACAAACAAAGAGAAGAACTAAAAAAATACCGAACAAAAAGTGAGGTGATTGAAGAAAAGACTGTATCTTTGTTTGGATTTAAGACCAAATTGTTCGGTGTCTTAGGAAAAGAAAAGGTTACCAAACAAGAAGAAACATTTTTTTCTTCATATCTCACTGAAGGTGAGGTGCGTTATTTGGAACAAAAAACCAGAGAGCAAATCAACAAAGCAGGCAAACACCCCTTAGCTGAAAGCCAATGGTTAGAACTCCAGAATTTAGCAAAGCAGTATGTTTCATCCGAATCTGCCAGTATCCAAACACTGCAAAAAAAAGACCAAACCAAAGACAAACTCAATCCAACACAAATTTTGAAATTGGACGAAACTGCTCGACAATTCCAAAAACAAGCCAGGTTCGCCAAATCAAAATTAGATTTAAAAATCTCTCAAATTTTTGCCGCCAATAAAAAAAGAAAACTAGAAGAACTTGGTTTAGATACAAGACTATTTAGGATCCAAATCTTTCCCCTTTTGAAAGGTAGTTCGGATTCCGTTTGGGAGGTTTCCTTTGATACAAGGATCCTTGATCCAGAAGCACAACTTTCCCTCTGGAAACATGATCCAAAACTTGACAAACACCTAGAGACTTCTTCGCGAAAGATATTGAAATCACTCGGCGAGTGGGAAGAGGATGCGAGTATAGGATTCGAATGGAAGTCTAGAGAGATACAAGCCTTACATGCACCCTTGTTTCGAAATCCTGCTTCTACCAAAAGAGCAGAAAATCTGATCAAAAACAAATTCAAACTTTCAAAATTTGCAAGTCTTCGAAAGGAAGATGAAGAGATTACGGAAAAAATCAAAACTCTCATCCCGCAAATCCGAAATCGGATACAAAGCCTAAAAAAAGCAAAACCACCTATTCCTCCTTTTCAAGACAGAGCCTTTAATCAGCTCTACCAGAATTATGATGAATTGATTCAAAAGCGAAACCAGAATTTTGATCTAATTGCCTTGGAATCCAATATTTCTGAGGCCAATCTCGAAAACTTTGAATTTTTAAGAAGTTTACGAGATTCTACATTAGAGGATTGGGTAACGCTCAAATTTAAGGCAGAACAGACCGATTATGAATCCTACTATGCCAATGATGAAGAAAGAGATAAAATCCGATATCGATGGCAAGCCATTCGCAATTGGATCAAAGAAGCAAAGTCCGAAACACCCAAACCAGAATTAAAAAAATTATTTCCTGATAGTTCTATTGCTCATTCAAGAAGTGAAGCGGAAGAAATCATGTGGAAGATCGATAGTCTACATTTATACGGGAGCGACAGCAACTCTTTAGGACCTGTCATACTCAAAGAAAATATTTCTGGGATCATCAGAACTCTTGTAGACCGAACAGATGGTATTCATGCAATTAAGAGCAATAGAAACCAAGTCGTTCTCACAGCTGTTAGTATTTGTTTATTTGCCGTTCTCTTGGCAATTTTTATCTCTGGAGTTGTCGTACAAAAAATCAAACGTATCATCAAAAGTGCGGAAGATGTCGGGAAAGGAAACCTAAATGTTATCTTTACCCATGGTGGCAATGATGAATTTGGTAACCTAACAGTTGCTCTCAATGAGATGGTTTCAGGCCTGCGGGATCGCGAAAAAATGAGAGGTATCTTGGGAAGCATGATCGATCCTGTAGTTGTGGGGGAGGCAATGAAAGATCTATCTGCTTTAAAACGCGGAAGTGAAAAAAATATCACCGCCTTTTTTTCGGATATTGCGGGTTTCTCTTTTATCTCTGAAAAATTAAAAGCATATGAACTAGCAAATTTATTGAATGAATATTTATCTGCAATGACAGCCATTCTAAAGGAATATGATGGAGTTTTGGACAAATACATTGGAGATGCAATCGTTGGCATCTTCAATGCGCCTGTAGATGTAGAAGATCATTGCACAAAAGCCGTCCTCGCAAGTTTGGCAATGCAGAAGAAAATGGAAGAACTCAAAGCCCATTGGAAAGCAAAAAATCTATACATACCGGAAGTCTATCAGATGAGCTTTCGGATTGGCCTTAACACAGGATTGAGTAAAGTAGGTTTTATGGGAACGGATGCTATCTCCGCCTATACAATGATGGGGGATACTGTAAATCTTGCAGCTCGACTAGAGGCTGCAGCAAAAGATTATGGAGTCAAGATTCTCGCATCCGAAAGTGTTTACCAAATTGTAAACGATAGAATTTTTACAAGAAAGCTTGATTTGGTACGTGTAAAGGGTAAGGCAAATACAGTCGTGTTGTATGAAATCATTTGCCCATTGGGAGAAGAGAGCGAACAAGAGAGACAATTTGTACACCAATACGAGGAAGCACTTTTTTCTTACATCAACCAATACTTTGATGAAGCAATCAAAAGATTAGAAAAGGCAATGATAGATGCAAATAGAAAAGACATTGCTAGCATCCAACTCATCGGGCGTTGCAAAGAATACTTAGAAAATCCTCCAGGAAACAATTGGGATGGAGTATTTACAAGAACACATAAATAA
- the sthA gene encoding Si-specific NAD(P)(+) transhydrogenase: MSINRFDIIAIGGGPAAQKCAIQATKMGKKAALIEKDPYLGGGCVHYGTIPSKALQETSRFYRNLKLSSIHGLQTPTPSMLTLQELMHRAATVIEKEEDVTREQMIQNRVTTFTGWGRILDPNRVEVTDAAGRKKVYESDYILIATGSSPRRPANENIPFEEGLIYDSDGLFSIKNMPSSMAVIGAGIIGSEYATIFSHIGIKVHLFDSQERILGFLDLEISESMTNSMKKAGIEIHTSRSIRSYQKTPDGKAVQLTTDKGETLTVDQVLISRGRLGNVDNIGLETVGIGVNDRKQIVVNENYQTSVPSIYACGDVIGFPSLASVSMYQGAYVAKHIFGGAPHPVDAEEFPIGIYTLPEVATIGPTEEMLRERGVDYGVGVTKFDTITRAEISGDTDGLVKILYDRPTRRVLGVHIVSDKATELIALGQCIVNLKGPIEYFTEHIFNYPTMIGAYKNAANQALQKEK; encoded by the coding sequence ATGTCCATCAACCGATTTGATATCATTGCCATTGGCGGAGGTCCGGCAGCGCAAAAGTGTGCCATTCAGGCAACCAAAATGGGAAAGAAGGCGGCGCTCATTGAAAAAGATCCCTATCTGGGCGGCGGCTGCGTACACTATGGAACCATCCCATCCAAAGCGCTTCAGGAGACGAGCCGGTTCTACCGAAATTTGAAGTTATCTTCCATCCATGGCTTACAAACTCCAACACCTAGTATGCTCACCTTACAGGAGTTGATGCATAGAGCGGCAACAGTCATCGAAAAAGAAGAAGATGTGACCCGAGAGCAAATGATCCAAAACCGTGTGACAACGTTTACGGGCTGGGGGAGGATTCTTGACCCAAACCGAGTGGAAGTGACAGATGCCGCTGGTCGGAAAAAAGTCTACGAATCCGATTATATACTCATTGCGACTGGGAGTTCACCTCGTAGGCCAGCCAATGAAAATATCCCTTTTGAAGAGGGTCTCATTTATGATAGTGATGGGCTTTTCAGTATTAAAAATATGCCATCTTCGATGGCCGTCATCGGTGCGGGCATCATCGGATCCGAATACGCAACCATCTTTTCTCATATAGGGATCAAAGTGCATCTCTTTGATTCGCAAGAACGTATCCTTGGATTTTTGGATCTAGAAATTTCAGAATCTATGACCAATTCTATGAAAAAAGCGGGTATAGAAATCCACACTAGTCGCTCCATCCGTTCGTATCAGAAAACACCGGATGGAAAAGCTGTCCAACTAACAACCGATAAGGGTGAAACCTTAACCGTTGACCAAGTTTTAATTTCACGAGGTAGGCTTGGCAATGTAGATAACATTGGACTAGAAACGGTGGGCATAGGAGTCAACGACCGAAAGCAAATTGTGGTCAATGAAAACTACCAAACCTCTGTTCCCTCTATCTATGCCTGCGGTGATGTGATTGGTTTTCCTTCTCTCGCATCCGTCTCTATGTACCAAGGGGCTTATGTCGCAAAACACATCTTTGGTGGAGCGCCGCACCCAGTGGATGCAGAAGAGTTTCCTATCGGTATCTATACTCTGCCAGAAGTTGCAACAATTGGTCCTACAGAAGAGATGCTAAGAGAGAGAGGTGTCGATTACGGAGTGGGAGTGACCAAGTTTGACACGATAACTAGAGCGGAGATCAGTGGAGATACCGATGGTTTGGTCAAAATTTTGTATGACCGTCCTACGCGCAGAGTGTTAGGAGTTCATATCGTTTCTGACAAAGCGACTGAGCTCATTGCCCTTGGACAATGCATCGTGAATCTCAAGGGACCGATTGAGTACTTTACCGAGCATATTTTCAACTACCCAACGATGATCGGAGCCTATAAAAATGCAGCTAACCAAGCTTTACAGAAAGAAAAATAA
- a CDS encoding RNA polymerase sigma factor, whose translation MSEKAVSIAQIYERSHKRIYDFLYKYTQNADTAMDLMQDSFLSFHKHYGNAGLSEEKSVMVLYTIARNLSINYSKKFSTTREIHSEDIDLHSHNPKVEKTAELRDLEERLYSFLGELKEDERSAILLKNVEEFQLSQIAEILDVSISTASRLVIRATEKLQNIAIREGLVPDE comes from the coding sequence GTGTCAGAGAAGGCTGTTTCGATCGCTCAAATCTATGAACGGAGTCATAAGAGAATTTATGACTTTCTCTATAAATATACTCAAAACGCGGATACTGCAATGGATTTGATGCAAGATAGCTTTTTAAGCTTTCACAAGCACTATGGAAATGCTGGCCTCTCGGAAGAAAAATCCGTGATGGTTCTCTATACCATTGCTCGTAACTTATCCATCAATTACTCGAAAAAGTTTTCCACAACAAGAGAGATTCATTCCGAAGATATCGATTTACATAGCCACAACCCAAAAGTCGAAAAAACAGCTGAACTCAGAGATTTAGAAGAGAGATTGTATAGTTTCTTGGGTGAGCTGAAAGAGGATGAAAGAAGTGCCATTCTCCTAAAAAATGTAGAGGAGTTTCAATTATCCCAAATTGCAGAGATTTTGGATGTGTCGATTTCGACTGCCTCTCGTTTGGTGATCCGTGCCACAGAGAAATTACAAAACATTGCGATTCGAGAAGGATTGGTACCTGACGAATGA
- a CDS encoding FecR family protein produces the protein MNQDPKLIARLEAALRKPSQATQTRSFPTWEEVQKRVAKYPDFDPKQGSVVSFDRSWKKTSFVTGALLAAATLSIVFLLGDAKNQSHPEEQSLAMAKAPVYVPLQSLSGILVQVKGKASLKGEETSLLPANKGKQVKSGDLIVSGPGSEIDIEFENQTWLRIFSSSQVEIQESGKSDSASKQTVRILQGKALFLIGKLKKDSEFRVTSGDLETQVRGTTFSVSYDGKSVQKVALREGSVSIQSPQGNVNLEPGKEFIRQTPAENGQIQSISATSDKELKALESQILQKRENALFDQYARLELVRLEDGTEYRGVIQGQTETHLLLETVEGTMEIPIKKILETEKIR, from the coding sequence ATGAACCAAGATCCTAAACTCATCGCAAGACTAGAAGCGGCACTTCGCAAACCAAGCCAAGCCACGCAAACAAGATCTTTCCCCACTTGGGAAGAGGTTCAGAAGCGGGTTGCCAAGTACCCAGACTTTGACCCAAAACAGGGATCGGTTGTCTCCTTTGACCGATCTTGGAAAAAGACCAGTTTTGTCACAGGCGCCTTGCTGGCAGCTGCCACACTCTCCATAGTATTTTTGTTAGGTGATGCAAAAAACCAATCTCATCCAGAAGAACAATCCCTTGCCATGGCAAAGGCACCAGTTTATGTTCCACTCCAGAGTTTGTCTGGTATCCTGGTCCAAGTGAAGGGCAAGGCGAGTCTGAAAGGAGAAGAGACGAGCCTCTTGCCAGCAAACAAGGGAAAACAAGTGAAGTCAGGAGATTTGATTGTTTCAGGTCCTGGTTCTGAAATCGATATTGAGTTCGAGAACCAAACTTGGTTGCGCATTTTTTCCTCTAGCCAAGTAGAGATCCAAGAGTCGGGGAAATCAGACTCAGCATCCAAACAAACAGTCAGGATTCTCCAAGGCAAAGCTTTGTTTCTCATTGGTAAGCTGAAAAAAGATTCTGAGTTCCGTGTAACATCAGGGGATCTGGAAACACAAGTTAGAGGTACAACATTTAGCGTGAGTTATGATGGAAAGTCTGTGCAGAAAGTGGCTCTCCGCGAGGGAAGCGTTTCCATCCAGAGCCCACAAGGCAATGTCAATCTAGAGCCAGGTAAGGAATTCATACGCCAAACGCCTGCTGAAAATGGCCAGATCCAGTCTATTTCAGCTACTTCCGACAAGGAGCTAAAAGCCTTAGAAAGCCAAATCCTCCAAAAAAGAGAAAATGCACTCTTTGACCAATACGCCCGCTTAGAACTAGTACGCTTGGAGGATGGAACGGAATACAGAGGTGTTATCCAAGGACAGACTGAGACCCATCTATTGCTGGAGACTGTGGAAGGTACTATGGAGATCCCGATCAAAAAAATCCTGGAAACAGAAAAAATCAGATAA
- a CDS encoding HAMP domain-containing protein: protein MSEKKDFKKNYRFRYIIDKEFQFKFLLHFSLLFLSGVIVTLGFLYWLNQSKYDGGAVFRLRQDAMTVYYRVENEDAKPGEEKYRYVPRDFFLPDYDHQLNMYTIQFNAVITLSALYLALITVFSIFKSHKMAGPVFSIKRSLQRMASGQPIEKIRIRKGDEFQELVEVLNEVIQKRITDQEIRK from the coding sequence ATGTCAGAGAAGAAGGACTTCAAAAAAAATTATCGCTTCCGTTACATCATAGATAAAGAGTTTCAATTCAAATTCCTACTTCATTTTTCTCTATTGTTTCTCTCAGGTGTTATCGTAACACTCGGTTTTCTATATTGGTTGAACCAAAGCAAATATGATGGTGGAGCAGTCTTTCGGTTGAGACAGGACGCCATGACTGTCTATTACCGAGTCGAGAATGAAGACGCAAAGCCTGGCGAGGAAAAATACCGTTATGTGCCCAGGGATTTTTTCCTACCAGATTATGACCACCAACTGAATATGTATACGATACAATTCAATGCAGTCATTACTCTCTCGGCGCTCTATTTGGCACTCATTACTGTATTTTCCATATTCAAATCTCATAAAATGGCTGGCCCTGTTTTCAGTATCAAACGATCACTCCAGAGGATGGCATCGGGTCAACCGATAGAAAAGATTCGTATCCGTAAAGGAGACGAGTTCCAAGAGTTGGTAGAGGTATTGAACGAGGTGATCCAAAAAAGAATCACCGACCAAGAAATCCGCAAATAA
- a CDS encoding methyl-accepting chemotaxis protein: MQKKLRLYFLLNFLVFGILCALGSLLTMHFFRSAEAQILSQLLFLLLFIVPMSLIFGLVLSGWIARIFLKLEKAFREVGMGNFEVKLEYKKSDLLSDFFKIFERMIQAQSELIQHIKTSTNTLSQESKEMKQITMDFASNLQSQSAATEEVSASIEEISGVAVSIANIANENTESMSHLSDEVNSLANAIDQTAVSVQGTLKSIQNIIERAESGKKSLQSMTDAMENLSVSSAEISKTVEIIAKISEQVNMLALNASIEAARAGDAGRGFAVVADEVSKLAERTANAVKGIDALMKKNQSDVDLGKTRINATTSEIQEIIGSIEDISKNIEGVHNAVSTQKELKEVLLKEADYVKQRSEEIKNAIGEHKTATNEVMASVSSISQLSYNSSENSETLSENLAHIFETIDKLMGMVNLFKTIHIEEKSQSTNRDPKTHSLVFTSSIGDIYYVQSKSMIEVVWKPDYSDDAYQNILNKALEIIKQHNVSKWLADTRKIGLVSKQGQEWVNQEWFPIASNSSLRKMAVIVPDSALSAISIEDTTLSTGNVTLKSVPSMEAALQWLA; the protein is encoded by the coding sequence ATGCAAAAGAAGCTTAGACTCTACTTTCTGTTAAACTTCCTCGTCTTTGGAATCCTCTGTGCACTAGGTTCCCTTCTCACCATGCACTTCTTTCGTTCTGCGGAAGCGCAAATTCTTTCTCAGCTCCTATTTTTGCTTCTCTTCATTGTTCCCATGAGTCTGATCTTTGGATTGGTGCTCAGCGGATGGATTGCCCGTATTTTTTTGAAACTGGAAAAGGCATTCAGAGAAGTTGGGATGGGTAACTTTGAGGTCAAATTAGAATACAAAAAATCAGATCTACTCTCCGATTTTTTTAAGATCTTTGAAAGAATGATCCAAGCACAAAGCGAACTGATACAACACATCAAAACATCTACGAACACTCTGTCACAAGAATCCAAAGAGATGAAACAAATCACAATGGATTTCGCTTCCAATCTGCAATCACAATCTGCTGCAACAGAAGAAGTCTCGGCTTCGATAGAAGAAATCTCTGGCGTTGCTGTTTCGATCGCAAATATTGCAAATGAAAATACGGAAAGTATGTCTCACCTATCGGATGAAGTCAATTCACTTGCCAATGCCATTGACCAAACAGCTGTTTCGGTGCAAGGGACTCTCAAGTCTATCCAAAATATCATTGAACGAGCTGAGTCTGGTAAAAAATCTTTGCAATCTATGACTGATGCTATGGAGAATCTCTCTGTTAGTTCTGCTGAAATTTCAAAGACTGTTGAAATCATTGCAAAGATCAGTGAACAAGTCAACATGCTTGCCTTAAACGCATCCATTGAAGCTGCAAGGGCTGGAGATGCGGGAAGAGGATTTGCAGTCGTAGCTGATGAAGTTTCTAAACTTGCAGAACGTACGGCAAATGCGGTGAAAGGCATAGATGCCCTCATGAAAAAAAACCAAAGTGATGTGGATTTAGGGAAAACAAGGATCAATGCGACCACATCAGAAATACAGGAAATCATAGGATCCATCGAAGATATTTCAAAGAACATTGAGGGAGTCCACAATGCAGTCTCAACTCAAAAGGAATTAAAGGAAGTTTTATTAAAAGAAGCGGATTATGTTAAACAACGATCTGAAGAGATTAAAAATGCAATCGGAGAGCACAAGACCGCAACAAACGAAGTGATGGCGTCTGTATCTTCCATAAGCCAATTGTCGTACAACAGTTCGGAAAATAGTGAAACACTTTCTGAAAATCTCGCACATATTTTTGAAACCATTGATAAACTTATGGGAATGGTGAATCTTTTTAAGACAATCCATATTGAAGAGAAGAGCCAGTCCACAAACCGAGATCCCAAAACACACAGCCTAGTCTTTACTTCTAGCATTGGTGATATTTATTATGTACAGTCGAAAAGTATGATTGAGGTTGTATGGAAACCAGATTATTCTGATGACGCTTATCAGAACATACTCAACAAAGCTCTCGAGATTATCAAACAGCACAACGTATCCAAATGGCTGGCTGATACCAGAAAGATCGGTTTGGTATCCAAACAAGGCCAAGAATGGGTAAACCAAGAATGGTTCCCTATTGCAAGTAACTCGAGTCTTAGGAAAATGGCAGTCATCGTACCGGATTCAGCACTCTCTGCCATATCCATCGAAGACACAACACTTAGCACAGGAAATGTTACTCTAAAGTCTGTGCCCTCTATGGAAGCCGCCTTGCAATGGTTAGCCTAG
- a CDS encoding acyl-CoA thioesterase codes for MITQTKAFHNTEITVLWSHMDANGHVNNGIYQSYFDEARMQALEKAGFSIAQMRSEQIGPVILEAHLTYHKPLSHPDSVRIETNFRDGSKFKGKVVQSMYRISDGELVCRAEFLALFFDFKKKRPYALPDEFLNLFQNLES; via the coding sequence ATGATCACCCAAACCAAAGCCTTTCACAACACCGAAATTACCGTCTTATGGTCCCATATGGACGCCAATGGACATGTCAACAATGGAATCTACCAAAGTTATTTTGATGAGGCCAGGATGCAGGCATTGGAAAAGGCAGGCTTCTCCATTGCCCAAATGAGGAGTGAACAGATAGGTCCAGTCATCCTGGAGGCACATCTCACCTACCACAAACCTCTCTCCCACCCAGACTCGGTGCGCATAGAAACTAATTTCCGAGACGGTAGTAAGTTTAAGGGCAAAGTGGTACAGAGCATGTACCGCATCTCGGACGGAGAATTGGTTTGCAGAGCTGAGTTTTTAGCCCTTTTTTTTGATTTTAAGAAAAAACGACCGTATGCTTTGCCAGATGAGTTTCTCAATTTATTTCAAAACCTAGAATCTTAG